A single window of Nicotiana sylvestris chromosome 3, ASM39365v2, whole genome shotgun sequence DNA harbors:
- the LOC104214736 gene encoding purple acid phosphatase 2 isoform X1 codes for MSVLEDVTDPQLATMNATQLVDQVDHHHPLYIHPSDTQGEGGMTKEDGTVTVLNREFKPRSKMGVSRTSFLGCFILAVLGLIINASILCRGGITSSFVRKVEKTIDMPMDSDVFSVPPGYNAPQQVHITQGDHVGKAMIVSWVTMDEPGSSTVLYWSNNSKQKNKAKGTVTTYRFYNYTSGYIHHCIIKHLKFNTKYYYEVGISHNPRTFWFVTPPQVGPDVPYTFGLIGDLGQSFDSNRTLTHYELNPIKGQTVLFVGDLSYADNYPNHDNTRWDTWGRFVERSVAYQPWIWTTGNHEIDFAPEIGETKPFKPYTHRYRVPYKSSNSTAPFWYSIKRASAYIIVLSSYSAYGMYTPQYQWLYEELPKVNRCQTPWLIVLLHSPWYNSYNYHFMEGETMRVMYEPWFVQYKVDVVFAGHVHAYERSERVSNVAYNIVNGKCTPIRDQSAPIYITIGDGGNIEGLANSMTEPQPEYSAFREASFGHATLDIKNRTHAYYSWHRNQEGYAVEADKLWLYNRFWHPVDDSTTPKS; via the exons ATGTCGGTTCTTGAAGATGTCACTGATCCTCAGCTCGCAACGATGAATGCAACTCAATTAGTAGATCAGGTGGATCATCATCATCCTTTGTACATTCATCCATCTGATACGCAAG GTGAGGGAGGGATGACAAAAGAAGATGGTACTGTCACTGTGTTAAACAGAGAGTTCAAGCCGAGGTCAAAAAtgggtgtgtcaagaacaagttTTCTTGGGTGTTTTATTCTTGCAGTTTTGGGTTTGATTATCAATGCATCCATATTATGCAGAGGTGGAATTACAAGCAGTTTTGTTAGGAAAGTTGAGAAGACCATTGATATGCCTATGGACAGTGATGTCTTCAGTGTGCCTCCTGGCTATAATGCACCTCAACAG GTTCACATAACACAAGGAGATCATGTTGGGAAGGCAATGATTGTCTCATGGGTGACAATGGATGAACCTGGTTCGAGTACAGTTTTATACTGGAGTAACAACAGCAAGCAAAAGAATAAGGCCAAGGGAACTGTTACTACATACAGATTCTACAATTATACTTCTGGTTACATCCACCACTGCATTATTAAGCATTTGAAG TTCAATACCAAATATTACTATGAGGTGGGGATCAGTCATAACCCAAGAACCTTCTGGTTTGTGACTCCTCCACAAGTTGGCCCTGATGTTCCTTATACTTTTGGACTTATAG GGGATCTTGGTCAGAGTTTTGATTCAAATAGGACACTCACACATTATGAATTAAATCCAATCAAGGGGCAGACAGTGTTGTTTGTTGGCGATTTATCTTATGCAGATAACTATCCTAATCATGACAACACAAGATGGGATACATGGGGAAGGTTTGTAGAAAGAAGTGTTGCTTATCAACCTTGGATCTGGACAACAGGGAATCATGAGATAGATTTTGCTCCTGAAATT GGGGAAACAAAACCATTTAAGCCCTATACTCATCGATATCGTGTCCCTTATAAATCATCAAACAGTACAGCTCCCTTTTGGTATTCAATCAAGAGAGCATCAGCATACATCATAGTTTTGTCCTCATATTCAGCTTATG GCATGTACACTCCACAATATCAATGGCTTTATGAAGAGCTACCGAAAGTTAACAGGTGCCAGACACCATGGCTGATTGTTCTATTGCATTCGCCGTGGTATAACAGCTACAACTATCACTTTATGGAAGGGGAGACCATGAGAGTAATGTATGAGCCATGGTTTGTGCAGTACAAAGTTGATGTTGTTTTTGCAGGTCATGTTCATGCTTATGAGCGATCG gAACGTGTATCCAATGTGGCTTACAACATAGTCAATGGAAAATGCACTCCAATTCGCGATCAGTCTGCCCCTATATACATAACAATTGGTGACGGTGGAAATATTGAAGGCCTAGCCAATAG CATGACAGAGCCACAGCCAGAGTACTCTGCATTTCGAGAGGCTAGTTTTGGTCATGCTACTCTTGATATCAAGAATAGAACTCATGCTTATTATAGTTGGCATCGTAATCAAGAAGGATATGCTGTGGAAGCTGATAAGTTGTGGCTTTATAATCGTTTTTGGCATCCAGTTGATGATTCTACAACACCCAAATCATGA
- the LOC104214736 gene encoding purple acid phosphatase 2 isoform X3 produces MDIQLTSKPRREEETSLLSPIIGGITSSFVRKVEKTIDMPMDSDVFSVPPGYNAPQQVHITQGDHVGKAMIVSWVTMDEPGSSTVLYWSNNSKQKNKAKGTVTTYRFYNYTSGYIHHCIIKHLKFNTKYYYEVGISHNPRTFWFVTPPQVGPDVPYTFGLIGDLGQSFDSNRTLTHYELNPIKGQTVLFVGDLSYADNYPNHDNTRWDTWGRFVERSVAYQPWIWTTGNHEIDFAPEIGETKPFKPYTHRYRVPYKSSNSTAPFWYSIKRASAYIIVLSSYSAYGMYTPQYQWLYEELPKVNRCQTPWLIVLLHSPWYNSYNYHFMEGETMRVMYEPWFVQYKVDVVFAGHVHAYERSERVSNVAYNIVNGKCTPIRDQSAPIYITIGDGGNIEGLANSMTEPQPEYSAFREASFGHATLDIKNRTHAYYSWHRNQEGYAVEADKLWLYNRFWHPVDDSTTPKS; encoded by the exons ATGGATATCCAACTGACTTCAAAACCAAGAAGAGAGGAGGAAACTTCACTGCTCAGTCCAATAAT AGGTGGAATTACAAGCAGTTTTGTTAGGAAAGTTGAGAAGACCATTGATATGCCTATGGACAGTGATGTCTTCAGTGTGCCTCCTGGCTATAATGCACCTCAACAG GTTCACATAACACAAGGAGATCATGTTGGGAAGGCAATGATTGTCTCATGGGTGACAATGGATGAACCTGGTTCGAGTACAGTTTTATACTGGAGTAACAACAGCAAGCAAAAGAATAAGGCCAAGGGAACTGTTACTACATACAGATTCTACAATTATACTTCTGGTTACATCCACCACTGCATTATTAAGCATTTGAAG TTCAATACCAAATATTACTATGAGGTGGGGATCAGTCATAACCCAAGAACCTTCTGGTTTGTGACTCCTCCACAAGTTGGCCCTGATGTTCCTTATACTTTTGGACTTATAG GGGATCTTGGTCAGAGTTTTGATTCAAATAGGACACTCACACATTATGAATTAAATCCAATCAAGGGGCAGACAGTGTTGTTTGTTGGCGATTTATCTTATGCAGATAACTATCCTAATCATGACAACACAAGATGGGATACATGGGGAAGGTTTGTAGAAAGAAGTGTTGCTTATCAACCTTGGATCTGGACAACAGGGAATCATGAGATAGATTTTGCTCCTGAAATT GGGGAAACAAAACCATTTAAGCCCTATACTCATCGATATCGTGTCCCTTATAAATCATCAAACAGTACAGCTCCCTTTTGGTATTCAATCAAGAGAGCATCAGCATACATCATAGTTTTGTCCTCATATTCAGCTTATG GCATGTACACTCCACAATATCAATGGCTTTATGAAGAGCTACCGAAAGTTAACAGGTGCCAGACACCATGGCTGATTGTTCTATTGCATTCGCCGTGGTATAACAGCTACAACTATCACTTTATGGAAGGGGAGACCATGAGAGTAATGTATGAGCCATGGTTTGTGCAGTACAAAGTTGATGTTGTTTTTGCAGGTCATGTTCATGCTTATGAGCGATCG gAACGTGTATCCAATGTGGCTTACAACATAGTCAATGGAAAATGCACTCCAATTCGCGATCAGTCTGCCCCTATATACATAACAATTGGTGACGGTGGAAATATTGAAGGCCTAGCCAATAG CATGACAGAGCCACAGCCAGAGTACTCTGCATTTCGAGAGGCTAGTTTTGGTCATGCTACTCTTGATATCAAGAATAGAACTCATGCTTATTATAGTTGGCATCGTAATCAAGAAGGATATGCTGTGGAAGCTGATAAGTTGTGGCTTTATAATCGTTTTTGGCATCCAGTTGATGATTCTACAACACCCAAATCATGA
- the LOC104214736 gene encoding purple acid phosphatase 2 isoform X4: MNNRGGITSSFVRKVEKTIDMPMDSDVFSVPPGYNAPQQVHITQGDHVGKAMIVSWVTMDEPGSSTVLYWSNNSKQKNKAKGTVTTYRFYNYTSGYIHHCIIKHLKFNTKYYYEVGISHNPRTFWFVTPPQVGPDVPYTFGLIGDLGQSFDSNRTLTHYELNPIKGQTVLFVGDLSYADNYPNHDNTRWDTWGRFVERSVAYQPWIWTTGNHEIDFAPEIGETKPFKPYTHRYRVPYKSSNSTAPFWYSIKRASAYIIVLSSYSAYGMYTPQYQWLYEELPKVNRCQTPWLIVLLHSPWYNSYNYHFMEGETMRVMYEPWFVQYKVDVVFAGHVHAYERSERVSNVAYNIVNGKCTPIRDQSAPIYITIGDGGNIEGLANSMTEPQPEYSAFREASFGHATLDIKNRTHAYYSWHRNQEGYAVEADKLWLYNRFWHPVDDSTTPKS, from the exons ATGAACAACAG AGGTGGAATTACAAGCAGTTTTGTTAGGAAAGTTGAGAAGACCATTGATATGCCTATGGACAGTGATGTCTTCAGTGTGCCTCCTGGCTATAATGCACCTCAACAG GTTCACATAACACAAGGAGATCATGTTGGGAAGGCAATGATTGTCTCATGGGTGACAATGGATGAACCTGGTTCGAGTACAGTTTTATACTGGAGTAACAACAGCAAGCAAAAGAATAAGGCCAAGGGAACTGTTACTACATACAGATTCTACAATTATACTTCTGGTTACATCCACCACTGCATTATTAAGCATTTGAAG TTCAATACCAAATATTACTATGAGGTGGGGATCAGTCATAACCCAAGAACCTTCTGGTTTGTGACTCCTCCACAAGTTGGCCCTGATGTTCCTTATACTTTTGGACTTATAG GGGATCTTGGTCAGAGTTTTGATTCAAATAGGACACTCACACATTATGAATTAAATCCAATCAAGGGGCAGACAGTGTTGTTTGTTGGCGATTTATCTTATGCAGATAACTATCCTAATCATGACAACACAAGATGGGATACATGGGGAAGGTTTGTAGAAAGAAGTGTTGCTTATCAACCTTGGATCTGGACAACAGGGAATCATGAGATAGATTTTGCTCCTGAAATT GGGGAAACAAAACCATTTAAGCCCTATACTCATCGATATCGTGTCCCTTATAAATCATCAAACAGTACAGCTCCCTTTTGGTATTCAATCAAGAGAGCATCAGCATACATCATAGTTTTGTCCTCATATTCAGCTTATG GCATGTACACTCCACAATATCAATGGCTTTATGAAGAGCTACCGAAAGTTAACAGGTGCCAGACACCATGGCTGATTGTTCTATTGCATTCGCCGTGGTATAACAGCTACAACTATCACTTTATGGAAGGGGAGACCATGAGAGTAATGTATGAGCCATGGTTTGTGCAGTACAAAGTTGATGTTGTTTTTGCAGGTCATGTTCATGCTTATGAGCGATCG gAACGTGTATCCAATGTGGCTTACAACATAGTCAATGGAAAATGCACTCCAATTCGCGATCAGTCTGCCCCTATATACATAACAATTGGTGACGGTGGAAATATTGAAGGCCTAGCCAATAG CATGACAGAGCCACAGCCAGAGTACTCTGCATTTCGAGAGGCTAGTTTTGGTCATGCTACTCTTGATATCAAGAATAGAACTCATGCTTATTATAGTTGGCATCGTAATCAAGAAGGATATGCTGTGGAAGCTGATAAGTTGTGGCTTTATAATCGTTTTTGGCATCCAGTTGATGATTCTACAACACCCAAATCATGA
- the LOC104214736 gene encoding purple acid phosphatase 2 isoform X2, whose translation MTKEDGTVTVLNREFKPRSKMGVSRTSFLGCFILAVLGLIINASILCRGGITSSFVRKVEKTIDMPMDSDVFSVPPGYNAPQQVHITQGDHVGKAMIVSWVTMDEPGSSTVLYWSNNSKQKNKAKGTVTTYRFYNYTSGYIHHCIIKHLKFNTKYYYEVGISHNPRTFWFVTPPQVGPDVPYTFGLIGDLGQSFDSNRTLTHYELNPIKGQTVLFVGDLSYADNYPNHDNTRWDTWGRFVERSVAYQPWIWTTGNHEIDFAPEIGETKPFKPYTHRYRVPYKSSNSTAPFWYSIKRASAYIIVLSSYSAYGMYTPQYQWLYEELPKVNRCQTPWLIVLLHSPWYNSYNYHFMEGETMRVMYEPWFVQYKVDVVFAGHVHAYERSERVSNVAYNIVNGKCTPIRDQSAPIYITIGDGGNIEGLANSMTEPQPEYSAFREASFGHATLDIKNRTHAYYSWHRNQEGYAVEADKLWLYNRFWHPVDDSTTPKS comes from the exons ATGACAAAAGAAGATGGTACTGTCACTGTGTTAAACAGAGAGTTCAAGCCGAGGTCAAAAAtgggtgtgtcaagaacaagttTTCTTGGGTGTTTTATTCTTGCAGTTTTGGGTTTGATTATCAATGCATCCATATTATGCAGAGGTGGAATTACAAGCAGTTTTGTTAGGAAAGTTGAGAAGACCATTGATATGCCTATGGACAGTGATGTCTTCAGTGTGCCTCCTGGCTATAATGCACCTCAACAG GTTCACATAACACAAGGAGATCATGTTGGGAAGGCAATGATTGTCTCATGGGTGACAATGGATGAACCTGGTTCGAGTACAGTTTTATACTGGAGTAACAACAGCAAGCAAAAGAATAAGGCCAAGGGAACTGTTACTACATACAGATTCTACAATTATACTTCTGGTTACATCCACCACTGCATTATTAAGCATTTGAAG TTCAATACCAAATATTACTATGAGGTGGGGATCAGTCATAACCCAAGAACCTTCTGGTTTGTGACTCCTCCACAAGTTGGCCCTGATGTTCCTTATACTTTTGGACTTATAG GGGATCTTGGTCAGAGTTTTGATTCAAATAGGACACTCACACATTATGAATTAAATCCAATCAAGGGGCAGACAGTGTTGTTTGTTGGCGATTTATCTTATGCAGATAACTATCCTAATCATGACAACACAAGATGGGATACATGGGGAAGGTTTGTAGAAAGAAGTGTTGCTTATCAACCTTGGATCTGGACAACAGGGAATCATGAGATAGATTTTGCTCCTGAAATT GGGGAAACAAAACCATTTAAGCCCTATACTCATCGATATCGTGTCCCTTATAAATCATCAAACAGTACAGCTCCCTTTTGGTATTCAATCAAGAGAGCATCAGCATACATCATAGTTTTGTCCTCATATTCAGCTTATG GCATGTACACTCCACAATATCAATGGCTTTATGAAGAGCTACCGAAAGTTAACAGGTGCCAGACACCATGGCTGATTGTTCTATTGCATTCGCCGTGGTATAACAGCTACAACTATCACTTTATGGAAGGGGAGACCATGAGAGTAATGTATGAGCCATGGTTTGTGCAGTACAAAGTTGATGTTGTTTTTGCAGGTCATGTTCATGCTTATGAGCGATCG gAACGTGTATCCAATGTGGCTTACAACATAGTCAATGGAAAATGCACTCCAATTCGCGATCAGTCTGCCCCTATATACATAACAATTGGTGACGGTGGAAATATTGAAGGCCTAGCCAATAG CATGACAGAGCCACAGCCAGAGTACTCTGCATTTCGAGAGGCTAGTTTTGGTCATGCTACTCTTGATATCAAGAATAGAACTCATGCTTATTATAGTTGGCATCGTAATCAAGAAGGATATGCTGTGGAAGCTGATAAGTTGTGGCTTTATAATCGTTTTTGGCATCCAGTTGATGATTCTACAACACCCAAATCATGA